The DNA segment tacataaaataaaattgagaaatacAAATAACTATCTAACAGCAATTAAACtctaatataataatttcaataattgtatattttttcctttaatttgatTTAGGACAGATGGttctacaattaatttttttacaattttccattAACCTTCTagattcgatatttttatttgattaaaaacaactggttattcttttttctttgaacgaGCTGGTTCTATAACGAATTTTCGAATGGCGGCTTCCCATTTGTCCGGAAATTTTGTTGAGTAAAAATCTGCTATTTGTTCTAATGCTATCTTCTGTTTGTCGGTGCATTTGCTGCACTTGGTCTGGAAAACGTCTGGtataaaatctaataaaagtaaaaaaagatttattattccatttccaataataataaactctcaaattttcttttttacattagGGGACAGGGGGATAAGTTGGCACCCAGGCTATGTTGGTGCATTCTTATTAacacaaaaaacttaattaagtaaataaaattaattaaattgacttttttgggGGCACCAACGTGCCCCTCTTCTACACCAACGTCCTTTCCACCatatcacaaaattttaatttttccaatatacAATTTGACTggaatatttctttattattatttatcattatttatttcttattattttacacttttttctgcATTCCCTtacgaaaaatattatagaaagttgagtataggcctataatgattttcctataataagTTTCTAATAAATCATTTGCAATTCAAAAACAATCATTATATTTAGTCACTGTAAGAACTGATGCAAAAAATCGAcccaaattttcacacaaattataatttgaggggataaacaatgttaaatataaaatacaaatttctaataaatgtttctttttaaggtttttttttgttttttttttaaggttacagaaatatcattttttatatttttgagataataaaaaagatttttaaaactttcatatatttcgaaaaactagaattattttcctataatgaatttcttataattcATTTGCAATTCTAAAACAATCATTATATTTGGTCATTATAAGAACTGATGCAAAAAATTgacctaaattataattttaggggATAAACAATGTtgattataaaatacaaatttagaataaatgTTTCTTATAAAAGTttgtttggtttatttttttaagggacacagaaatatcattttttatattcttgagatggtaaatgtattttcaaagctttcagatatatcaggattttttaaaatttaaggaaaaatttgagtcagtttgAAAGATATTACGACGTCCGGAAATTAAGAAGAGAAGTATCTTTTAAAGTGACTcaaagaattcttaatttttttttaatctttcaagattaaaaaagtttCCCTTAAGCCAATATACGTCTCCTAAGAATCttacaaaaagaagtttttaatttcttggaaacttttaaatcttctaaaaatcttttgaaattataggaactttttcaaaattaattttaaaaaaattttaattttcatagaaattccGGGACATTTGTTATTAGTGTAAAACCTTTCAACATCTTTAAAAAGcgtcaaaacttttaaattcctcTTATTTTGTGATTACTTTGTAAACACGCTAATTGAAAATGTTGGACGTTAAAGCATCCacatcctttttgaaaattttatgaaataatttacgatgttttaaaatcgttgtAAATTTTCTCagcttatttattttctaaaaaaaatcaggttttttatTATCAGATTGTGTAATATGTAACACAAAttatatttgaactaaaatatttgtaatttaaataaaaaattgttgaattcataaaaaaaatacaaattttcaactaaatagctgaTTACACGacaacaatcaaattaatttttaccagttgcattcaaaccaaaaaaagtgaagttttttaggacgaaaatatgaattttctactaaaaaatactaatttttagccaaatagtgaCCCtgtgaaataaaacaaatgaacttcttactgaaaaattaaatttttagtgaaaaattatttttgacaatgaTGTTGCATCATagaccagaaaaaaataattttcaatcagttgcaattttaaccgggaaacaaaatatttcaacaaaatattgttatcatcaacaaaagcagattaatttttaaaccaagaagacaaACTTTTGCaaccaattgtttaaaattgatataaaaaagatttttcagtcataaaaattaaaaaattcaactaaattattattttttggcgatgaatgatttaaaatactaaataaaaatttccaagaaacattaattttttaggtttatttgttattaaaatttcaatcaatatatcatttttctaaagttcttcatgaattcacttttttttaatctttcagatatgttgaaaagaattattttttatttttcaggatttgaaaaattctaagcaAAATTCCactcagtttgaaaaatatttagtacttatagaAGATAGGAGAATAAATATAACTTAAACCAACTCgaagaattcctaaaattttggaaaaaatatattttttttaatgttttaaaactttttcaaattttcttcttcccaggaatcttaagatggctttttattttcttggaccctaaaaacttcttaaaaagctttgaatatttctcaaaatctgacaagattacattttgtttaggattttttgaaatttctgtaaacctgaaattgtttttttaaccaTGTGCAAATCATTTGAACCTTCTaaatacctttcaaaattcttttgattcttcCACAATTTTTCGTGCAATTCTGAAGAATTATAATACTTGACTTCAAAGCTCGcagattcttttttaacagattttggatatctttttaaatgttaaaaaaattttttaattatgtttaaattgatttttcataacaccaaatcattttaaattccataaattacgagaactttttttattatcgtgaaaccttttgcgtttttttttcttcaaattattcaaacagtGTTGTAATCTTgctaattgaaacattttgttaaaaaatcgttttcattctttttcgaaattttagaaaataatttcatatctttagaaatctttgtcaaccttcttctaaaatttcttttaaaaataataaattagttcaaattttttcagaattattaagaaattttttatattgttttgaagccttttaaacctcttgaaaaacttcaaacattttttggaaataatataaaatttacatttcgttaacaaaatattgaaatattttcaacttttaaattatttctttgtattatttaaaacaattttaaaattatttgaatttttccaccaaatttcctaaaattcgaaaaaattagaaaaatgtcctTTACATATTCCAGAATCGGTTATGCTAATCTTAAAAATGGTGTTTAATATTCtctgagattaatttttcaaaacaaaaatcagtttaaattttcctatgaattctaaaataacttttttatcatcgtgaatcatttcaaaatcatgaggaaactttaaatttttatttcaaaatattaaaacatgtacattttaaaatattttcaaattttaaattaattttgaatctttttaaaaattcgaaagtcTTAAACTTAGTTGAATTTCTTATAAATCTTTGTAATCTTGCTAATTGAAGCATTAGACTAGAAAATCTTTcccattctttttcgaaatttttgaaatgaattaaaaatcttttgaaatcttttttaattttctctaactacttattttcaaaaattatgttgaaacctatttaaattcttaaaaagctattttattttccaaatcttCATTGTTTCGAGTAAATTCGAGATGGTTcgagaattaatcgaaaatggcACTATGCACATTTAACaattggatttatatttttgtattactttttccAGTACCTTTTATCTTATaatcatttttcatattaaaaattttcctataaccacaaaaaaagttctataatatttttttgcaagggtaatatcatttatatttttaataaataaagaacaaACCTTTAAAGAATTTCTGATCTGCAGTTAAACATGGCCCAAGTTCCATGAAACAATTATAATATTGATTCCTTAGTCTTGGATTTTCCATGATTGCAAGGTAATCGACATAATCGTATTTGTCagcataaatttcttttttttctttttcttcagtcGCCACACACGAAAAAAGAATCGCAATTAGTACAACCGAAAGAGAAGTAATCTTCAACATTGTGAAAACGATATTTGTCTCGAAGATAGTGAAACTGTCTAAACTcgtatttttctttaactttataTAGTTCCTTATTGCATGGAAAGCAAATTACCTaaccagtttttcaaaaattatttgccaCGTCagttactaaaaaattttaaaaaaaaactattgatcAGCTGCAGGAAACTACTATGAAATATTGTAAGCAATAAAATAGCAATaaagcaataaaatttataatttgcatAGAGGAACGATATCCACATTTGTTCGATTATGTACATAGAGCCGAAAAGAATGTGTCAAAAAAAGTTTATAGTCCTACATTGTTAATGATATGCaagaaataattatacaaaaaacttctttttccgGTTTCAACTACCCAAAGGGTTATATTTTACGTGACTATGTCGATatttttaggataatttaaaaactaacatcTAGGTTTGGGGGTGAGATAATACACTCCCAATTTTGtcagaattgaaaagaaaattttagaggtttcaagcatcacatatgcattagtattggaacaaaagtattttcattatcttattttttcatttaaaaaatgcgctttttaatcaaataaaaatgcttattaaacattttattacaacttgtgttattttttcataaatttaacttgtttagattcaatgtagatataatttaggcggcaaattttgttaaataaaatgttattgtatcttgtgtcgcttttttaaaaagtatatatttttatatctttttataaccagagtttataacaaacttgtaggtattttttagtttaaaaacttttgacttttaatgtttttcggctattgtgtcctttttccaaaaatttaattttttatttttaatattattttttacgattgaaagaaaatcttctatttctatctaaaaatgattattaacaaatttacagatgcttttggttaaacaacttgTGTCTGCtgattttagttcgtaccttgtgtcattaaaaaaaattaattttttcattttgaatgttattttttacaattgaagcaAAATTAACGtgtcttatcaaaaattatttatgaaaaattttaatatgttttcgaTATTTTTGGAAGAGTAcctttgtataattatttttttcgtagcttgtgttgtttgtcaaaaaatgaagtttctgattttgatttatttacgAGTAAGAAATCTGCcctcttcgctcgcaagtttgagcgcgcctatggcgcgcgacATTTACCTCATGCTACGCGCTCAGTCTTTGTATTTACACCACATTTGTGCGTAAGccttttaaacgaaaagttaaaGCATCGGCAACTtatatttggtgattgtgaattctcttccgttaaagctctttcggctttaacaaacacattctcaccaCGCATCTCACGCTCCAcagttgattttattaaaaattattcatgacaaatttgaatgaatttttggtattttatggaagagcaacttttgtcaatttgttttttctcgcatcttgcatagtttgactgtgaaatgaaattttttattttccattattttttatacgaacaaaatttgaattttcagcttttcgaccaaatttaaaaagttgttataataaccttgtagggctttcaaatgtcaatgtttttattttcttgactttttttatatcttgcgttGTTGAGCTTAAAATGTTCACTTAAGTTTggttttttggtttttgaaaatgccataactctgataactttttttttattgaaaaaagtcataagtataaattgttctttttctgagtactatgaatagccgtacataaaatgtttaaatctgaaaaaatgtctcaaatatttttttaatgcgctcacattttgaatttctatccaaaaaactcgttctttctttttagaccttaaaacaGTTTCCTAAagtagaatccaatctgatcaatctttcgaaagttatcgtgcctacagaatacagactacagacacaCAAACACCTtcgcaaaaatagttttttctgactcagggggtctcaaaacgtggagattagataaaaaccgacaaagtgaaattctACATAAAACCAATAACTTTTCTTAAGAAGAGAATATGAAAAagctgcgcatcctataaaaaaaaaattattaaaaatttgtacgtctttttttgataaaaaatttttgtattattttttgtcgTAGCTTCTGTCGTTATTCGTACACTTTCTATCGAAAAGTGATGACTAACAACTATTTAGATATTtgcagggcgcgcaattttagctttttatttttttcgtatcttaacTAGTTtgacaaataaatggaatttacaaatttttcattattttgggtaagataaaattttgaattttcgacttaatcaaaaaatttgttatgataatcttgtacggctttcaaaaatcaacgtttcttttctcttgaatttttttcatatcatgcgttgtttggctcgataatttgtgtccagCTGAAAAACTGCATTAAGCTAATTTGTCAATCTtattcaaatctactaaaaacattgttttaaacttacggatctcttacaaaaaattacaaatttttgaaaattttcagaatttaattcaacgatctcattttgaatattttacctaTTTTAAGTacgtaatatttatatttaacataaCTAATGTGACATTTGAgacatttaattcaaaaaaattttgaggttaatataaGTTTGCagtagattattattattttagtaatcACTGGTTATTATAGCATTAACCTTATATTAATACTTATCCATTACTATGTTGCACAAGAGGAACTCACAAAATTGTTCTGCTTTCCCTAACatgatttttcttctgaatgaggTTACAGGATTTTGAGGTTATGAGGTTTTATTATTAAAAGGCTTACGTTGTAAGGGGATTATGAAGCGATAAGATTATAGGGTTGCTAGATTAAGGGAAGCAGGGTGAAAATGGTACAGGGTAAACAATTTTTGCGGTTAAGTGGTTTATTTggatgtttttgaggttatgtcaaaatcctGACGTGTAGGGGTAAAACGGGTTCCATATTCGGTTTCAGTGGGGAAAAATTGAAAGGAATATCATACTGGCATCCAAgactcagaaatttttttttggaggcCTGTGTAATGGAGATCTGGAACTATAGCCAAAATACCATCAATATATTTAGAAGGAGAAGAAACAGAGagttagatgaagaggagctgaacgatgaggagatagagaagcagatagggaagttgaaaaaatcggaggcggcagggattgacggggtagagagaatgaagcgtggctgtttggcacacaagagatAAGGCAGAGGCTAGAAGTAGTaataaaaaagtatggaggggggagggattcccaaaaGGGTGGAGAGATGGGTTAattgtaccactgtataagaaaggggatagggagaggcaggaaaattatagaggaattacgctcatgaatactgcgtacaaaatatacgcgatggtgttagcagatagtctgggaaaggatgttgagggaaaaggaatattgccggagacgtaGGCGAGCTTTAGAGATAGAAGGAgcattatttacaatattcacgtcttgcaacacgtggtggatagagaattaaccaaaaagggtgctaaagtgtacgcgttttttgtagatctaaagagcgcatTCCcatcagtggatagggggagattgtgggaggcaatggagaAGAGGAGAGTGAAGAGAGGCCTAATcgagaggataagggaggtatataaggaggcgaaagatagggtgagaggaggggagggaatctctgagggattctggattgATAGGGGGTTGaagcaagggtgcccgcttagcccaatgctttttgcaattttgatcgcggatattgaaagtaagctagcggccggagtggtaagAGGAGTTagggacaagaataggttagagttaaatggggacaagtcgaaggttatggtgtttcTGGAAAGGACGTGGGAGAGATGgaggaggggagtggaagtggaagggaaaagtggtacaggaggtgaaagagtttatgttcctgggcttcctgtttcgaagaaatgaagtggatggtcatataaaagagagagtgagaagggcaaatgtggtgatgaagcAGGtatgggggctggggaagagattgttcgcagatgattttgaaaggagaatgaaatattttactcgctagtgatgagtgtcttattttacggaatggaggtgtggggttggaagggaagtgaggaggtaaatagggtacaggagaggtatgtaaagagGATACTtgggttggcaaggaatatgccaaactatattgtcaggaaggagacagcaagaacgagtttagggattataacagggagtcgagcgtgtaaatataaggagaaatttttggaagaaggaggaagtaaattggttagggagtgttggaaggagaaggagaacagacatagtggtgcaaagatggaggtagaaagggaaaggtattttagaacgaatggattgcaaatggatggagttagcagaatgcacgaagaagtaaggaaggtatatgagttggttcaaaagaatggcatggagaaagagagggcagaaggaggggagagaataagagagtcaaagtATAATgcaaactatgtgtggattatgccaagggagacaGCGCAATATTTatatgagaaaggagagcaaggaagtcaggaaatTATAGCGAAAATGAGGTGTGGgtgcatggagaagtataatacgttctggctttctagagagaagcgAATGTGAGAATTGTGCggaaagggggatgcaaaattggagcattggttagAGGAATgtaaagaggtggaaaggagggggataagcatggaggtattgttgcatgaaaggggtgacaaaagggcagtagcatgggtgaagggggtgttgggtaaaatagagaagaagagaaggaaggaggaaggaggaagaggaatggagtagtaaagattgtaaataggagaggaaataAATGTAAGAGAAATGTGAATATTGTTAATAGTAGTTAAGGATAAGGTGTTAGCCGctgagacagaggctggtaatgcgagacatagcgacaaaagagcgaaattcGTGCGAgacgaggcgcagcgaggaaggttaggctataggagcgagcggattcgttataaggtgtggatggatggtactttgtaaaatgtagttgtaagaaaattctgtaaaaaatggaaggtcagcaagtcaaatttttaaggccagcaggccgaaaaaataaacgtttgtctATCTTTATTTAGAAGGAAATTGATCAACAGGGGCAGATctactttatttatatttctttatatctttatttgaaactgaaatatctctttgttgaaatattaaccattatattttttatcgaataattatttttatactccTTCGTTTGtgttttgtacgtttgtggatattaATCTTGTtcgtttggggtttgtgggtttagggttcgtgattgttggtttggggtttgtaggtttgtggataaggagcttgtgggtttgaggtttgaagttttgtggatatggagctcgagtatttggagtttgtgggtttaaaGCTTGCGGATttagagtttgtgggtttggagctttttGGTTTGAGGTTTAAGGTTAGTTGGTTTGGGGCTTattagtttgtgggtttgtggcTTGTTAATTgagggtttgtaggtttggagACAAAATTTATGCAGACATTCCAGGTACTTAACCATTTCTTGAATTTCACAAGCAAATCCGGACTTGCTGGATCAATTCTGTGAATAGATGTATGTCCAGCGACCCCAGAAACATAAAGTATACTTCTTAGAATCCCAGAAGACttccaaaaccattttgtggtcccGTGTAATATTCTACaatgaaaacctaatttttttaataaaaatgtaccctctttattcaatttacaaatttaacgatttgtttctaaatttaggCGGTTTGtcgaacattcgtattttttagtagaaatttaatcttctcaattgaaaattcaactatttggttagaaatgtatgtattttgttgacattttatttCTTGAGTCAAAAACTAAACTTCCTATGTTAAAattgactatttaattgaaaactgacttttttattgaaacttcatatcATCGGGTTAATATcccactattttttaaagaaaattcgtctatttgtctaggaaaatttaattgttttgccaaagatttgttttttaacattcgaaatttaactatatggttcaaaatttatgt comes from the Belonocnema kinseyi isolate 2016_QV_RU_SX_M_011 chromosome 6, B_treatae_v1, whole genome shotgun sequence genome and includes:
- the LOC117174682 gene encoding allergen Tha p 1-like, translating into MLKITSLSVVLIAILFSCVATEEKEKKEIYADKYDYVDYLAIMENPRLRNQYYNCFMELGPCLTADQKFFKDFIPDVFQTKCSKCTDKQKIALEQIADFYSTKFPDKWEAAIRKFVIEPARSKKKE